A genome region from Chengkuizengella sp. SCS-71B includes the following:
- a CDS encoding thiamine pyrophosphate-dependent dehydrogenase E1 component subunit alpha gives MMNSVGQLNKHEKLGLTDQHFIEMYSLMVLARKYDERALLLQRAGKINFHVSGIGHETTQVAAAFALEKQKDYFLPYYRDYGFVLAAGMTLKELFLSLFAKAEDPNSGGRQMPGHFGHKKHHIVTGSSPVTTQVPHAVGFALAAKMKKEDFVSYVSFGEGSSNQGDFHEGCNFAGVNKLPVIFMCENNQYAISIPFEKQVACESIADRALGYGFPGIKVDGNDPLEVYKVVKEARERAIKGEGPTLIEAVTYRLSPHSTSDNDMIYRTKEEVEAHRQADGLPKFKQYLIDCGLWSEEQDQQLLEKIKEEMKEATKYAEQAPYPNPEEALTHVYADEGGGTK, from the coding sequence ATGATGAATTCAGTAGGTCAATTAAACAAACATGAAAAGCTTGGCTTAACAGATCAACATTTTATAGAAATGTATTCCTTAATGGTATTAGCAAGGAAATATGATGAGCGAGCTTTGTTATTGCAGAGAGCAGGGAAAATTAATTTTCATGTCTCAGGTATAGGTCACGAAACGACTCAAGTTGCAGCAGCCTTTGCACTAGAAAAACAAAAGGATTATTTTCTTCCTTATTATCGTGACTATGGGTTTGTGTTAGCTGCTGGAATGACACTGAAAGAGCTGTTTCTGTCTCTATTTGCTAAAGCAGAAGATCCGAATAGTGGCGGTAGACAGATGCCAGGTCATTTTGGTCATAAAAAGCATCATATTGTTACAGGTTCAAGTCCTGTAACAACACAAGTTCCACATGCTGTAGGATTTGCGCTTGCAGCAAAAATGAAAAAAGAGGACTTTGTTTCATATGTTTCTTTTGGTGAAGGTTCCAGTAATCAGGGAGATTTCCATGAGGGTTGTAATTTTGCAGGTGTTAATAAGTTGCCTGTCATTTTTATGTGTGAAAATAATCAGTATGCAATTTCTATTCCGTTTGAAAAACAAGTGGCGTGTGAAAGTATAGCTGATCGAGCTCTTGGATATGGTTTTCCAGGAATAAAAGTTGACGGCAATGATCCCCTCGAAGTGTATAAAGTTGTAAAAGAAGCTCGAGAAAGAGCGATTAAAGGTGAGGGACCAACGCTTATCGAAGCAGTTACTTATCGATTGTCTCCACACTCTACTTCAGATAATGATATGATCTATCGTACAAAGGAAGAAGTAGAGGCACATAGACAAGCAGATGGATTACCAAAATTTAAACAATATCTAATAGATTGCGGTTTATGGAGCGAAGAACAAGATCAGCAGTTGTTGGAAAAAATAAAAGAAGAAATGAAAGAAGCGACAAAGTATGCTGAACAGGCTCCTTATCCAAACCCTGAAGAAGCACTAACGCATGTATATGCAGACGAAGGAGGCGGAACGAAGTGA
- a CDS encoding alpha-ketoacid dehydrogenase subunit beta, whose product MTEISYLDAIRTAMSEEMRRDDNVFVLGEDVGVKGGVFTATKGLIEEFGENRALDTPLAESAIAGVAIGAAMYGMRPIAEMQYSDFMLPATNQIISEAAKIRYRSNNDWDCPVVIRAPIGGGIFGALYHSQCPESIFFGTPGLKIVVPSTPYDAKGLLKSAIRDPDPVIYFEHKKCYQSIISQVPDDDFVVPIGKADVKREGTDVTVITYGLTVHFALEAAEQLEQEGISAHILDLRTLQPLDVEAILEATAKTGKVLIIHEDNKTGGVGAEVSAIISEKLLFELDAPIKRLCGYDVPAMPFSPTLEKYYMLSTEKVKDAIKELALF is encoded by the coding sequence GTGACTGAAATAAGTTACCTTGATGCCATACGAACAGCGATGTCAGAGGAAATGCGCAGAGATGACAACGTATTTGTCCTTGGTGAGGATGTTGGGGTTAAAGGTGGAGTTTTCACGGCAACAAAAGGTCTTATAGAAGAGTTTGGAGAAAACAGGGCATTGGATACTCCCTTAGCTGAGTCAGCTATTGCGGGCGTTGCTATTGGTGCTGCAATGTATGGTATGCGTCCAATTGCAGAAATGCAATATTCCGATTTTATGCTTCCAGCAACGAACCAAATTATAAGTGAAGCGGCTAAGATTCGTTACCGATCAAATAATGATTGGGATTGTCCAGTAGTAATTAGAGCTCCAATTGGTGGAGGTATTTTTGGAGCTTTATATCATTCTCAATGTCCCGAATCCATTTTTTTTGGAACACCTGGGTTGAAAATTGTTGTTCCATCGACTCCATATGATGCAAAGGGTTTGTTGAAATCAGCAATACGTGATCCTGATCCAGTTATTTATTTTGAACATAAAAAATGCTATCAATCCATCATTTCTCAAGTACCTGATGATGATTTTGTAGTTCCGATTGGAAAAGCAGATGTAAAAAGGGAAGGTACGGATGTCACAGTTATAACTTATGGTTTAACCGTACATTTCGCACTAGAGGCAGCTGAGCAATTAGAGCAAGAAGGAATTAGTGCACACATTTTAGATTTGAGGACTCTCCAACCTTTAGATGTTGAAGCTATTTTAGAAGCAACTGCAAAAACAGGGAAAGTCCTTATCATTCATGAGGACAATAAAACTGGTGGTGTTGGTGCAGAAGTATCAGCTATTATTTCTGAAAAATTATTATTTGAACTTGATGCTCCTATAAAGAGGTTATGTGGTTATGATGTTCCAGCTATGCCTTTCAGCCCAACTTTAGAGAAGTATTATATGTTAAGCACAGAAAAAGTAAAAGACGCCATAAAAGAATTAGCATTATTTTAA